CCAACCTCAATTcataaaatataaagaaaaaaatctgtcCCATATAatatgcaaaaaattaaaaatctatcCCATATTCAGACcaaagagaaataaggttgaaatcTGCAATTGCTGGTGTGCTTCAtacacaaaaacaaagatggccaaTGGAACTGGTGATTATGTGGTTTCATCCAGATCTTGTACATTTCATTAATAATGTTGATGCTGTGGGATTCACTATTTCTTGGAATTCCATGTTGCCACAGATCTGAAGCATCTACTTTTAAAATTGTAGTGAAATGTCTGCATTCTTTTTATTGACACCGACACTGAACTATCATTCATGACTTTATAATTTTAGGGCTAGACCATGCTAATATGCTTAGTTATTATCAAACTCAAACTTGGGAGACTCAGGTACATATCAGTTTCTGGCAAAACATTTATTGTTAAAGTATTAGATTCTAAAAGACAAGCTGTAGCAATGCCCaattgtctagagcagtggttcccaacctttggtcttccaggtgttttggacatcagctcccataTTTCCAAACAGCTAGCAACCCAGATGGCAAACTGGCCGAGATTTCTGGATGTTGAaacccaaaacaactggaagagcagagtttgagaaacacagaTCTAGAGAGAATAAAGAATAAACCACTGGGAATGTCATACTTTTTTCTGTCTCTCTTGGaaaattttaaaattaagttTTAAAACTAAGTTTAAAAAAACTAGAAGGAAGAACTGCAGCCACAAttcttataaaataaaaaattgcaaaacaaaatataaaatgcacCAACCTTTCTATATTCACCTTAAggaaaataatgtagaaatatatTGCAAAGAAAAATTCACCTCCACAAACAGACCCTAAGGAGAAGTGGGAGGGGAACAGTATCAGGAAGAGGGAGATGCACAACAAACAGAATTCCCAGTAAAGTATCACTTGTATTTTGACTAACTGATGGCTGAGGTCACATTGTCAGACCGAAATGATGGTGAACAATATACTGGAGGAGTTCTAGCTGGGGCAATATGGGAAATGAATTCATGACTGTTCCTATAGAATCTGCATGGAGCCTGAGCCATCCAGTGACAGGTATGGGTGACTGGACTTTGCTGACAAGAACCAGATAAATGTCTGGATTTTGATTTTTCACATAAATTACTCTATGCTGAATATGGAAAAACTAAACAAATGCACCTACAGATACTGTCAGATGTGTCATCAGCAATAACACGCAATTTGTTTCCTGTTCCCATTTTGGGTAGGGTAATATATTTCTACAACTTCTCCTATAgagtccaagggtgcatctacagtgtagaataccATAgtgctgagccatggcagtaaaagtgcaGTTTCATActattttaaatgccatggctccatgctacggAGTCATGGAAGTTGTATTTTTACACTGCCTTTGTAAAAGAGTGCTGGtaactcaccaaacaacaacttccatggctccacagcattgagccatggcaattaaaatggtgtcaaaatgcattaattctacaatggagataTACCCTTAGTTTACCCCATATCAATGATGAGTAAGTTCTGCCTTCTTACTCCTTCCAGTACTATGATTGTATCAGGGAAACTTCCACCAAATTAAGGAGCATGGTTTTCTTTCCAAATTGACCCTACCGATGCACAAAGCTGGTTCCTCTTCCTGTATTCAcaaaaaatgtttggaaaatgcatgttatacattTGTGCTCTGGGGAAACAGAATTGCATATATTCAACTAAGTTATTCAAAGAAAGCGGAAAAAAAGGTGAGGGAAGACTCAAAGGTAACCATTGTTTGAATACTGAAGACAAAACTACTTACAAGGGGAGACTGCATTAGTTTATTGCATCAAAAACAGCAAAGTCTTTCACGTCTTCTCAAAAGCTAAGGGCTTCATTGTAACATGAGTTTTTGTGGACAAGGGTATATCACTGGCTCTATTCACACATCAGAGTTATAGCAGTTAGATATCAGTTTAACCGATGTGATTCTATTCTATGGAGTCCTGCAATTTTTAGTTTGGCAAGGGATTTAGAATTCTAAAAAGTACTCCCCTACACTACAGAATTGCTGCTCTCTGGCAGTACTTCATGAAACTACAAACTGCAGGATTCCATATGATGGAGCTTTGGTAGTTAATGTGATATCAAATTGCAGTGTTATTACACCAACACAGAACTATTTCagatattattattctgtaatcTACCACAATGCTTTTCCAGGTGGGGCTCCATGGGATGGTGCCAGTTTAAGCCATTAGTCTGCAGGGAGCTTCCAGGAAAATATGCAAATACGATAACACAACACACATAATTTGTCAGAGCACCATATCAGAtagtttgagaagcactgctttagaCAGTGTCTATGAATGTATGAGTTTCAATATAGCTTACTAAACGACATTTACTACATGCCACACAGGTTGTAATCCTGTAAATATTCAATTGCAAATAAGCACCATTGACCTCAATGAGATTTCTAAATAAATATGCATCAAGCTATGCAGATGTTATCATTCAACAGTATTATACATTCACAACTTCTATGAAAATTAATACAACTTCAGAAGAGTCAGAGAAAGAACATCAACACTTACTAATGTAAGATCTGAGTGATACTCACTTCAGCCTTGGACAGTTCAAACCAAGCGCTATGAGAGAAACATCTGTAAGGTTTGTACAACCAGAAACACAGAGAGATTGGAGTTGATGACATCCTCTACAGATGCCCACTACGCCATCATCTGATATTTGCTGTAACAAAGAGTGGTGAAAAGCTTTGTCCTCTATTGTCATGATGTGTTTTAAGAAATATCAAATATACATGTTTCATATTATTTAATCATCTGGGAAAGAGCTCCCTCCAACACAACACTCTGGGCTATCGCTTTTTCAAAGCTgaatttattttcatcatttaaTCAACTACATGTATTTGGACAGCAATTTCTAAATGCAAAATACTAAGCATTTTAATGTAGAAAAGCAAGAATATTAGCAGCCAGAAAGAATAGCAGGAAGCTTGCATCCAAACAAACCACTAAAAgttaattatattttgaaaattcttttCATCAGCAGTGACAATCCTGTGGCCCACCATATATTTAACAATGTTGTCCCCCACctcaagctgcaaggagaggcagggGATAAATGAATTGTTGTTGCTATATTATGATGATCACTCATCAGTGATCAATTGGGTAAAACAGTATCATATGAAACTTAAAACAATGACTGAATCCATCTCAAGTATTGCttacttaaaaaaataaagaagaaaatatttaaatcaGGGTAGGGAACTACATTTCCTTTTGTGTATCTACAGGGGGCCAAGTGTCACAGCTGTGTCTCCTATGTACAGAGATAAAACACCACAATTTATACACTCTCACACCACTACCACCACTGAGGAATCTGGAGTAATTTTTCAGGGAAATACAGTGTGCTAAAGAAGGAAAGTTCAATTGTTCAACTTGAAATTTGGATATATGGCATCTGCATGTTTAATCAGGAATACCACTATGCAGTTGTGTGCAACTTCATGTCAAAATATATTTAGCTAAACAAGCTCCTAGTATTTAAGTCCTTGTCCAGAAAACTTTGTTTTGCATGTGTGAACCATATTTTCAGCACTATTTTTCCATTCATACACTGAATATGTAATAGATTGCATCATTTCCCTCATCATTAGTATTTAGGATTTCAAGTTGAAACCATGGAatgatagagctggaagagaccacagtccaaccccatttcctCCAATTCACCAATcaaatcactcccaacagatggccatccagcctctgtttaaaaacctccaaagaaggagcctccaccatactccgacGCAGCaagttccactgttgagcagTGCTAATGTGTGATTAAAGAACAATTCTTACCGTACATGACTGAAGGTTTAATATAACAAGTTGATGACAGTGATTCTCAATATGGTGTAGTGCTTCATCTACTAGCtgcatcaaaataataaatatagaaaataaataagtcaTAGTAGACACACAACAGTATAGCACTGCAAAATATCAACTGAAACAAACGAATAACTGCATTTTATAACTGCCACATTTTTTCAAATATCCCAATATAAAACTAATCCATGTAAGTTCAACCTGGTACTTATGCAGGTTTATACCTGTGTACATCCTTTAAGAAATAGTGCCTTTAATCCATTACACCCTTTTACCAGTGCTTCAATACCATCTTTTGTAATCTGACCACACCAGGAAAGATTCAGGAGTTCCAGATTTTGGCACCCTTCACTGTAACAAGAAAACAATACATAAAGTTTGAATAGTTAATACTGTACATGGAAAATAAACTTGTATGAACAAGTGCTATAGGGAACTACAgccactgcaaaaaaaaatcttgagaaAAGAACACACACAGCTTTGATGATTTAAGAACCACCAACACTAGGACGATATTACTCCAGTCAATACTAAGGTGCTGGGTTTCAGTGTATGCCCAACAGActgcttttgttttgatttttacctGAGACTCTTTAAAGAGTTGTTTGTTATAAAAACACAAGATGTGAGATCCAGATGTTTTAGTCTGGAGCAGCATTTACCGATGCTGTAACAAGTGCTGTAATGAAAAGACAATGTAAtcagagtttgtttgttttttaatgaggTATTGCATCAAATAATATCTACTTACCTATCAGTAATTTTTGTGCATCCATTAAGGATTAAATGTTCAATATTTCTACAATTCTGTGCAAATGTtctgggaaaaaaatgaaattgtcCAATTAAGCAGATCACCTTTTAGTGAGATTTCCACTCTCCCTATGTAACATTGCTATGTAATATTTCACAAATATCAAAGCATAGCGAATTTTGAAAGAAAACCTCCTTACATTGTGTCTCAAAATTTATTTTCTGATTTGTAATTTATGAATGTGACATTGTTTCCTTTAATCAGTACAAGATCAACCTGTATGCGTCTGTCCTCTTGAAATTGTTAATTATAACAAGGACCAGCATGTCTTTATAGGATGATTCTAGAATTTAAATGACACCAGTGCTTCTAATTGTGCCTAGAATTACGTGTTAAGGATCTGTCTCATATCCTGATGATAAATGGTTCTAAAAAGTACTGTAATTAGTATTTTTTGAACCCTGGGACATTGGCATTCAGAAGATTTTCATCCCTAATATGAAAATTGTTCATAGCCATGGTGCTATAGCTGGGAAAAACTGCTTCAAAACCTACAGCTGTAAGCATGGGACACTATATTAAGGAAGCAAACAAACTGTGGTCCCCAAGTCTGTGCTTGCAGGCTTCAGTTGTTCCCCTCCTCCACCCCGACTTCCCAAACTCTtgctttcctgcctcctccagaTATTACTTGTCTTTCCAAGGTTTCCATTCACATTTTAAATATGATCCTCTCAATACAATTTCATGCAAAAATAGAGTTCCTGATATTTCTAAGACTAAGACTATGACCGGTCAATTCTATTACAAAACATATGAACTTGAAACAGTTCAGTTTTGGAGCTGGAAGACGCATTATCTACATAATGTGACAGAATAATCTGCTACATAAAGTTCCCAAGCGGGCAAGCTTTGCAAGTGTTAGGCTCAAATTAACCAAAGGCAGCAGAAGGTGCAAGTCAAATTTCAGCAACAGCAGGAAGCTTAAGAGTTGAGTTGGAACcgtagagttgcaagagaccacaaaccccctgccatacaggaaaagcacaaagtaaccccgaaagatggccatctagcttctgtttaaaagcttccagaggagcttccaccatactccaaggcagagacttccactgttgaacagctcttacagtcaggaagttctagtgttcaaatggaatcttctttcctataatttgaacccattgctctgaatcctAGCCTCCAGGCCAGAAGAatacaagcctgttccctctgtTTCCAGCAGTGGAACAATTTCTTGCCTTAGCTGCTCACTCACAGTGAATTTAGAGCTCAGCTACAAGGATCTTTTAAGTCCATTCTGTCACAGTCATTTTATGGAATGGACCGAAGTCAGGGGAAGCCAAGATGCGCAAATACATGTTTCTATTTTGTCCTTCTATTACAGTCTCTTTTTAACCATATTAAACACAAAAGTATCTTTCAATATATCTCATGACCATTCATATGtgccaatattttaaatattttacttaCTTCAAGGAAGAGTCTCCAACTCCAAGACAGCCTCTCAAGCTTAGTTGTCTCAGGAACCCACCACAtcttttggaaatattttctaaCACTCGGCCCTTAAATACATGAAACAAATGTCAATTTCATATCTAATCAGATCAAATTCTATTTAAATCAATGGTAAGACTCCTATTAATGAAAAGACTTATCTGGGAACCCAAGAATTGGATCCTTTGAGCAcatatggatatctttaaaagaaaacaacttGCAGAAGGTTGCTACT
This sequence is a window from Anolis carolinensis isolate JA03-04 chromosome 6, rAnoCar3.1.pri, whole genome shotgun sequence. Protein-coding genes within it:
- the fbxl2 gene encoding F-box/LRR-repeat protein 2 isoform X4, producing MDKGFGEIQPQIGKQVVQEHLAILNEFKAPGPDQLHPKVLKELADVISEPLAIIFESSWRTGEVPEDWRRANLQDLSSRREKKRTQTITIRSASCRYQAFSNDEEALINKELPKELLLRIFSFLDIITLCRCAQVSKAWHILALDGSNWQRIDLFNFQTDVEGRVLENISKRCGGFLRQLSLRGCLGVGDSSLKTFAQNCRNIEHLILNGCTKITDSTCYSIGKCCSRLKHLDLTSCVFITNNSLKSLSEGCQNLELLNLSWCGQITKDGIEALVKGCNGLKALFLKGCTQLVDEALHHIENHCHQLVILNLQSCTQISDDGVVGICRGCHQLQSLCVSGCTNLTDVSLIALGLNCPRLK